A genomic segment from Syntrophotalea acetylenivorans encodes:
- a CDS encoding desulfoferrodoxin produces the protein MANPLEVYKCDACGNIIEVFQAGPGELVCCGAPMVLLAENTVDAATEKHVPVIEKTAAGVTVKVGSVAHPMEEKHYIQWIEIIAGNKVYRQELKPGDKPEATFATDADKVVAREYCNLHGHWKAEA, from the coding sequence ATGGCAAATCCATTGGAAGTTTACAAATGTGACGCATGCGGCAATATTATCGAGGTTTTTCAGGCGGGGCCCGGGGAGCTGGTATGTTGCGGTGCGCCTATGGTTCTTTTGGCTGAAAATACCGTTGATGCCGCCACTGAAAAACACGTGCCGGTCATCGAAAAGACCGCAGCTGGCGTAACGGTCAAAGTGGGCAGCGTCGCTCATCCCATGGAAGAAAAACATTATATCCAGTGGATCGAGATTATCGCTGGTAACAAGGTCTACCGCCAGGAACTGAAACCAGGCGATAAGCCCGAAGCGACCTTTGCAACCGATGCGGACAAGGTCGTTGCCCGTGAATACTGCAACCTGCATGGGCACTGGAAAGCCGAAGCCTAA
- the rbr gene encoding rubrerythrin, whose product MSLKGTQTEKNILTAFSGESQARNRYTYFASQAKKDGFVQISAIFEETANQEKEHAKRLFKLLEGGEVEICAAFPAGVVGTTAENLKEAAGGENYEYTEMYPGFAETARAEGFNDIADIFMAIAIAEKQHEKRYLDLLANIENNRVFKRADATVWRCRNCGYLHEGNEAPELCPACAHKRDHFELLGENY is encoded by the coding sequence ATGTCACTGAAAGGGACCCAAACGGAAAAGAACATCTTAACTGCGTTCTCCGGAGAAAGTCAGGCCCGCAATCGCTACACGTACTTTGCCAGCCAGGCTAAAAAAGATGGTTTCGTGCAGATTTCTGCCATATTCGAAGAAACTGCCAACCAGGAAAAGGAGCACGCAAAACGCCTGTTCAAACTGCTGGAGGGTGGTGAGGTTGAGATTTGTGCAGCATTCCCTGCCGGGGTGGTTGGGACCACTGCAGAGAATCTCAAAGAGGCGGCTGGTGGAGAAAACTACGAATACACCGAGATGTATCCCGGCTTCGCAGAGACTGCACGTGCCGAAGGCTTTAACGACATCGCTGATATCTTCATGGCGATTGCTATCGCTGAAAAGCAGCACGAAAAACGCTATCTCGACCTGCTGGCCAACATTGAGAACAATCGCGTTTTTAAGCGTGCCGATGCAACGGTCTGGCGTTGCCGCAACTGCGGTTATCTTCACGAGGGCAATGAAGCACCTGAGCTTTGCCCTGCCTGTGCCCACAAGCGGGATCACTTTGAACTGTTGGGCGAAAACTACTAA